The nucleotide window GATGTGAACCGGAGGCACTGGTACCTCCATGGCTGCCTGCAAGGGTAGAGTTGGCCTGGCTGTGCCGCAGTGGAGGACAGCGTGGTACAGAGCTGGGAGCCCAGTACCAGTGGCAGGCAGCGGCAGGCAGCGGGACTGCAGGGCAGGGGCCCCACGCAGCCAAAGCACAGATTGTCTGAGGGACACATGCCTCCCGCCgaggcccaggctgagcccaggcACCATGGGCGCACAGCCGGGACTGTCCACGGCAGCTGTGGGGGAAAGCGGGGACAACATTGCCATCGGGGCCGTGTGCTGCGGCTGCGCGTCCTGTGCCAGCCACGCACCCCTGAGCGGGAAGCTGAGCACAGGGACCGTGGAGGACCACCACACCACGTGGCCTCCCTGACGTGTTCCCATCAGGTCAAGCTGGCAGGAGCACCAACAGACAGAGCCGTGGGGTGGGCAAGCCGCTGGCCGGCATGGGGGTCCATCCTccacggcagccaggggccagGGCCATGCCCACAGCTCCGGGAGCTGCAGAGTTGGCCCTGCCCATCGTGCCGGGGCCGGCAGGTCTCAAGCCGTGTCCCTTTGTCTTTGCAGAGAAGCCTGGCACCTGCCCACCCGTCAGTCCAGGGATCCCCATGCTGGGCGTCTGCACAAACCAGTGCAAGACGGACTCCAACTGCTCCGGGAGCCAGAAGTGCTGCAGGAATGGCTGCGGCAAGGTCTCCTGCGTGACGCCCCTCCACTGAGGTCAGCTGGGCACCCGCCAACCCCAGGGATCCCACAGGACCCACGCCACTGCACTCGCACGCCCATCCCACTCACGGCCCTCTCCTCCCTTTGCAGGCACAGCCGTCTCTTGCCAGCCTGGCCGCAGGGAAGCTGCCGCCCGACGCGAGTCCCGCATGCCCAAGCACCGGCCCCGCACCATCCCCACCGGCCCGGCCGCGGTCCCGGCTCAGAGCCTTCAGCCTCAGCTTCCTCCCCGGGGTCCCCTGCTCGGGGCACGCCGCAGCTCCCTGCACTCTCACCAATAAAGCAGCCTCTCCCTGCCATGCCCGCGGCCGCCTCTCTGTCCCACCACGCTCCCGGCCAGGAAGCCGCTCTGCCTGCTCCCGGCCACATCCTGcccaccacagctgctgctgggcGCCGATGCTGGTGCCGGGGCCGCCTAGAAGGGCTCCACATGACAAGCGCCAGCGCCGACTGGCTGCACCGTGTCTCCAAGGGTCCCCAGCCTGtgcccctgcccagggctgccccacggccccaTGGCCcaggctgccccacagccccatgGCTTGGGCTGCCCCATGGCCCCAcggccccacagccccacagcccggGCTGCCCCAGCATGCCGGCTCCTCCGCCTTTGCACAGCCATGCTCAGAGCGGGGCCGTCGAGGTGCAGCCATGTCCACGTCCCATTGGAGCggagctgctctctgctctgcaaTGGCCGGGGGACGGGGACGCTGCCAGTGTGTGCCATTACACGAGCATCACCCAAACCCTCTCCTGCCCCACACGATCCCGGCCCGGCAGTGGCACATCACCTGTGGCAGAAGCCTGAAGGAGCTGTGGGCAGTGAAGCCCACAGACCCCTGCCCcatgcctgcccctgccccctccctcccctgcctgctcagAGCCGGACCCCACTCCTGCGCCTGCCTCGCTCTCCCTGGCACCTCCTGCTCCTCACAGGGCTCCTGGCACCCCGGCCCTCTTGCATccaccctgctcctgctcccagtCCCTAAAACCAGAGCAAGCAGTCTCACCTGAGGACTGGCACCCCCAGAGCCCCCGCCTTTGGCAGGGGACAGTACACAGCCCCGTGCCCGGTGCCGGTTCCCCTCTCCCTGCGGTGTGGGTGCAAGCTGGTGCACCACAGCtctctgcagcagctctcctcacTCCATGTGTGCTGGGAGGCGACCAGCGATGCTCCTCAGGCAGGACCGGGTGGATATTGAAGACCAGGGACGGGACGCTGCTCCCCTGTGTCCCATCCCTGCTCGCCAGTGGGCAGCGCAGGCACTGGGGCTCTGGGAGCGCTGCCCGTCCCCCCGTCCCGGCTGCTCGCGGGTCACCGGTGACCTGGAAAGGCCGTGCTGTGGAGGATGCGTCAGCCACGGGCCGCGAGCCCAGCACTGCCCCGGGAGTCTCCCCCGAGCTGGATTGTTCATGCGCAGCGCTCCCACGGTCCCGATACAGTGCTGCCGTGGGAAGGAGCAGCTCGGTTCGGccagcccccaccccagcagggtTTAAATCCCAGCCAGTGGGCCCAGCAGCACGGCTCCCCGACAGCAGCACGATGCCAGGCGAGCGCACCCTTCTCCTGGCACTCCTGGCACTGTTGGCGGAGCTGACGCCCACCCTAGCCCAGCAGCACAGTCCTGGGTACCGGAGCACTGCCCCCGCGGTCACCCCAGCACCGCGCCGGGCCCCGCGGAGACGCTGGCCCCCCGCCATCCTGCCTGTCCCCGGCAAAGCAGGCGAGTGCCcggcgggggggagcggagccCCACGCCCCCCCAGGCTGTACTGCCTCTCCGACCACAGCTGCCCCGGTGCAGAGAAGTGCTGCGAGAGCGGGCAGGTCAGgacctgcctcctccccaccacagGTACCGCCGGCTCCCCACGAGAGATACCAGCGCCGGGACCAGGCGATGGGTGGGATGCGGGTGGGGGCTGGTGCCTGTGTCGGGTGCCTTTGGTGCGAACCCCGCTCCCTGGGCACGTGGCCGCACGGagcatctccctctgcagagAGCCCTGGCTACTGCCCCCGCGCCGGCAGTGCCAGCGCGGCGAGGTGTGGGATGAGCTGCCACAATGACACCGCGTGCAGCCCCGGGGAGAAGTGTTGCACCCGCAGCTGCTGCGCCCGCTGCGTGCACGCCGAGCCAGGTAAGGCAGACTGGGTGTCCCCATGCTGGGCTGAGGATGCCACGGGACAGTCCCCCCGGGTCCACAGCGCCCCATCGCTCCGTGGGAAAGCCACGGGCGCTGTGGGGCCAGGCCGGCTGCATGCTGAGCCCCAAGCCTCCCCTCTTCTCCAGCCAAACCCGGCCTCTGCCCACGGAAGCGCGCCCAGAGGAGCACCGCTGCCTGCCCCAACCGCTGTGCTGACGACCGAGACTGCCCCGGGGACCGCAAGTGCTGCTTCTCCGGCTGCGGGCTGGCCTGTGCCCCCCCAGACACAGGTACAGCCCCGCCATCCctccccctggggctggggctcgcCAGACCCACATCCCCCCTCCCAGGTATGTGCTCCCCCATCACTGCCCATGGCTGCCCCATGGCCGCCCTGCAGCCACCCCACGGCCAGCCCGCAGCTGCATTGGTGGTAGCACAGCTCTTCCTCCCCTGCGAAGCCTGGCGTGTGCCCTGCTGTGCTGCCGGAGAAGCCCCAGCGGCCATGCCTGGCCGAGCATGCAGCCGGTGGCAGCCGTCGAGGCCCCAGGCAGCGTGTGCCGCCGGCTCTGGCTCCCAGTGCCGCACACCCaccctgggcacagccctggccaTCATGAGCCCCTGGGCAGGAGCAGACCCTTGGGGTGCTGCGAGAAGGGATCCCTGTGCCCAGCTCCTCCGTGATGGGTGGGCGATGGCCCTGGGTGGGCACGGGGCTGCACCCCATCCTGCACCCCCCTCCTGTATCCCCTTCCTGACACCCCCCTCCTGCAACCCATTCGGGCTGGGTGCTGGCGAGGACTGCAGCCAGGGTTGTCCCTCACTGCTCCAGCTGCGTCCCATACTGACCTGTGCCTGGTCTCACTGGGTCAGACTGGTGTGGGTGTGAGGTGAGCGGCTGAGGGCAGCATGGGGCTCTGGGAGGGAGGATggggggcaggatggggacaggatggggggCAGGATGAGGGTAAGACGGGGGCAGGATGGAGGCGGAGGCTGTGCCAGGAGCGAGGCTGGGGGAAGCAGGATCCCGGCACAGCAGTGGTCCCCTTTGTCACCAGGGTCCCGCCGTGCCGCAGCCAAGCCCGGCACATGCCCCGTGGTGCTGCGGGGCTCCCTGGGACCCTGCCTGGAGCTCTGTGACACCGACGGCGATTGCCCCGGCGCCGCCAAGTGCTGCACTACCGGCTGCGGCCACGTCTGCAAACCGCCCACCGAGGGTAAAGCCACCAGCGCCCTGGGGGGCTGAGACCCCCCgcgtcccctccctgccctgtcccaGACTGAGCCCTCCAGGCCAGGGCCGGCACCCCCTTGGCTGTACCCACCCTTTCTCGGGGCAGCCCTTTGCCGCGACCCTCCGAGGGGGCAATGGGAGTACGGACACCCAGCTGCTGTCCCcatggggcaggagctgggcgAGGGGCTCACcccctgcag belongs to Accipiter gentilis chromosome 14, bAccGen1.1, whole genome shotgun sequence and includes:
- the LOC126045557 gene encoding WAP four-disulfide core domain protein 3-like, translated to MPGERTLLLALLALLAELTPTLAQQHSPGYRSTAPAVTPAPRRAPRRRWPPAILPVPGKAGECPAGGSGAPRPPRLYCLSDHSCPGAEKCCESGQVRTCLLPTTESPGYCPRAGSASAARCGMSCHNDTACSPGEKCCTRSCCARCVHAEPAKPGLCPRKRAQRSTAACPNRCADDRDCPGDRKCCFSGCGLACAPPDTGSRRAAAKPGTCPVVLRGSLGPCLELCDTDGDCPGAAKCCTTGCGHVCKPPTEARPGLCPPVADGDQAAECLLLCLQDKECPPGQKCCLRDCGRACVPPLRGTA